A part of Primulina eburnea isolate SZY01 chromosome 10, ASM2296580v1, whole genome shotgun sequence genomic DNA contains:
- the LOC140803231 gene encoding uncharacterized protein translates to MADIVKQILAKPIQLADEVIKWSDGASSFRQDCLEIKSKIEKLAGLLRQAARASSDLYERPTRRIIDDTEQVLDKALTLVFKCRANGFRRIFTIIPAAAFRKISQQLENSIGDVSWLLRVSTPADDRDDEYLGLPPIAANEPILCLIWEQIAILCSSTLEERADAAASLVSLARDNDRYGKLIVEEGGVPPLLKLAKEGRQEGQENAARAIGLLGRDPESVEHIVNSGVCQVFAKILKEGHMSVQVVVAWAVSQLAAHHPKCQDHFAQNNTIRLLVSHLAFETIQEHSKYLISKQNMSIHTVVMANSNPNTTKNGDGSSIRHEDEDKKFQRQIMHPMGNESTSHMHNLITNTVAMKSSMNTKGKTTQHSHENNTKPTHKNSKTNQQQQHKHHFALTGNSIKGREFEDPAIKAEMKAMAARALRHLCAGNITICRSITESRALLCFAVLLEKGAEEVQYNSAMALMEITAVAERDAELRRSAFKPTTPAAKAVVDQFLRIIEKADSELLIPSIRSIGNLARTFRATERRFIGPLVKLLDDREPEVTSEAAIALNKFASSDNFLHINHSKAIISEGGTKHLVPLIYFGEQMVQVPSFVLLCYLALHVPDSETLAQDDVLIVLEWATKQANLMQDKEIETLAYEGKKRLELYQSRGSKGYH, encoded by the coding sequence ATGGCGGACATTGTGAAACAAATCCTCGCGAAGCCGATACAATTGGCGGACGAGGTGATAAAATGGTCCGACGGCGCCAGCTCCTTTCGCCAAGATTGCCTGGAAATCAAGTCCAAGATCGAGAAGCTCGCGGGCCTCCTCAGGCAGGCAGCGCGAGCCAGCAGCGATCTCTACGAGCGCCCCACGCGCCGCATCATCGATGACACCGAGCAAGTACTTGACAAGGCTCTTACCCTCGTTTTCAAGTGTCGTGCCAATGGCTTCAGGCGCATCTTCACCATCATTCCTGCAGCTGCATTTAGAAAAATCTCTCAACAGCTCGAAAACTCGATCGGGGATGTCTCGTGGCTGCTTCGTGTATCCACCCCAGCTGATGATCGTGATGATGAGTATCTAGGACTCCCGCCGATTGCAGCGAACGAGCCGATTTTGTGCCTGATATGGGAACAGATTGCGATCTTGTGCTCGAGTACGTTGGAAGAGCGTGCGGATGCTGCGGCATCGCTTGTTTCGTTGGCGCGGGATAATGATCGGTATGGAAAATTGATCGTTGAGGAAGGAGGGGTGCCTCCATTGCTGAAATTGGCTAAGGAGGGGAGACAAGAAGGGCAAGAAAATGCAGCTAGAGCCATAGGGTtgctcggaagggatccggaAAGCGTAGAACACATTGTGAATTCAGGAGTTTGTCAGGTGTTTGCGAAAATCCTCAAAGAAGGACATATGAGTGTTCAGGTTGTGGTTGCTTGGGCTGTGTCTCAATTGGCCGCACATCATCCCAAATGCCAGGATCATTTCGCGCAGAACAACACGATTCGGTTGCTTGTTAGCCATCTTGCTTTCGAAACGATTCAAGAACATAGCAAGTATCTAATCAGTAAGCAGAACATGTCGATTCACACGGTTGTGATGGCGAATTCCAACCCAAACACAACCAAGAACGGAGATGGTAGTAGCATTAGGCACGAAGATGAGGATAAGAAGTTTCAACGTCAGATCATGCACCCGATGGGTAACGAAAGCACCAGCCATATGCACAATCTTATTACAAACACAGTTGCCATGAAATCGAGCATGAATACCAAAGGCAAGACCACCCAGCATTCTCATGAAAACAACACGAAACCTACCCACAAAAACTCAAAAACCAACCAACAACAGCAGCACAAACACCATTTTGCCTTGACAGGAAACAGCATCAAGGGAAGGGAATTCGAAGATCCTGCAATAAAGGCAGAGATGAAGGCCATGGCAGCTAGAGCTCTACGCCACCTCTGTGCCGGTAATATAACCATCTGTCGCAGCATAACCGAATCAAGAGCCCTTCTCTGCTTTGCTGTTCTATTGGAGAAAGGGGCTGAAGAAGTTCAATACAATTCAGCAATGGCACTAATGGAAATCACAGCAGTAGCCGAACGAGATGCAGAACTGAGGCGTTCTGCCTTTAAACCTACTACACCTGCTGCCAAAGCTGTAGTGGACCAGTTCTTAAGAATCATTGAAAAAGCAGACTCTGAACTCCTCATTCCCAGCATCAGGTCCATAGGAAACTTGGCAAGAACTTTTCGTGCAACAGAGAGAAGATTCATCGGCCCACTAGTGAAGTTGCTGGATGATAGGGAGCCAGAAGTCACGAGTGAGGCGGCCATAGCCCTTAACAAATTCGCCTCAAGTGACAACTTCTTACATATAAATCACTCCAAGGCAATAATCAGTGAGGGTGGGACTAAACATCTGGTCCCGTTGATCTACTTCGGCGAGCAAATGGTTCAGGTCCCTTCCTTCGTGTTGCTGTGTTACCTCGCATTGCACGTCCCTGATAGTGAGACGTTGGCTCAGGATGACGTGCTGATTGTGCTGGAATGGGCTACAAAGCAAGCGAATCTAATGCAAGACAAAGAAATTGAAACCTTGGCATATGAAGGCAAGAAGAGGTTGGAACTCTACCAGTCTAGAGGATCAAAGGGTTACCATTGA